One genomic window of Thalassolituus hydrocarboniclasticus includes the following:
- a CDS encoding crotonase/enoyl-CoA hydratase family protein, with translation MTAKVLVEASEHILTITFNRADKLNALDPESYHLLAQALYRLQHDDDLRVGVIQADGKHFTAGLELDKWAPIFAQGGAPQMAAGEIDPYGISGETLSKPLIIAVHGLCYTSGLELLLNTDIRLGTADTRFAQLEVQRGIYPCGGGTVRLPEEIGWARAQRYLLTGDEFSGQQAYDWGMLTELCEFGQLHSRARELAQKVAAAAPLGVRAALKSSKTARLHGDTAALSTVFADMGKVLKSDDAAEGVRSFMERRAAKFSGR, from the coding sequence ATGACTGCCAAAGTACTCGTTGAAGCCAGTGAGCATATCCTCACCATCACCTTTAACCGTGCCGACAAACTGAACGCCCTCGACCCGGAGAGTTACCACCTGCTGGCTCAGGCGCTGTACCGCCTGCAACACGACGATGACTTACGCGTCGGTGTGATTCAGGCCGATGGCAAACACTTCACCGCCGGTCTGGAGCTGGATAAATGGGCCCCGATCTTTGCTCAGGGCGGCGCCCCGCAGATGGCCGCAGGCGAAATTGACCCCTACGGAATTTCCGGTGAAACCCTGAGTAAGCCGCTGATCATTGCCGTCCATGGTCTGTGCTACACCTCCGGTCTGGAGTTGTTGCTCAATACTGATATCCGCCTCGGCACCGCCGATACCCGCTTTGCCCAGCTGGAAGTACAGCGTGGCATCTACCCCTGCGGCGGCGGTACGGTGCGCCTGCCGGAAGAAATCGGCTGGGCACGGGCCCAGCGCTACCTGCTGACCGGCGATGAATTCAGCGGCCAGCAGGCCTACGACTGGGGCATGCTGACCGAACTCTGTGAATTCGGCCAGCTGCACAGCCGTGCCCGTGAACTGGCGCAGAAAGTGGCCGCCGCCGCTCCGCTGGGTGTGCGCGCCGCGCTGAAATCGTCAAAAACCGCGCGCCTGCACGGTGATACCGCCGCTCTGAGCACCGTCTTCGCTGATATGGGCAAGGTGCTGAAGAGTGACGATGCCGCCGAAGGCGTACGCTCATTTATGGAACGCCGCGCAGCAAAGTTCAGCGGTCGCTGA
- a CDS encoding acyl-CoA dehydrogenase, translated as MSKLINQKDLEFLLYQVFQAEQLTELPHYSEHDRTTFDGILNTSGRIAEDYFAPHNAKADEHEPQFDGEKVSTIPEVKEAWQHFADSGLLCARHSYEDGGMQLPSLLHMAANAYFMSANPSTAGYPFLTSAAANVIHAFGSDEQKATFVPHMFSGRFSGTMALTEPDVGSSLGDLTTRALPADDGSYRIKGQKMYISGGDQDITENIVHLVLARIQGAPQGVKGISLFIVPKFHTNADGSLGARNDVQLAGLLHKMGYRGTTSTVLSFGEKDDCHGYLIGEAGKGLMYMFKMMNEARIGVGLGAAMIGYRGYLESLDYARNRPQGRSPVEKDPLSKPLNIVEHADVKRMLLAQKSYVEGSLALCLLAARLVDEQEAGQNADSGILLDLLTPVVKSFPSYYGPRANDLAIQVLGGAGYTREYPVEQCYRDNRLNPIHEGTHGIQSLDLLGRKLWQHNGKGQQLLMARVQATLKSAATKEQLADLTTSYQKHLNTLLQTTMTLGKALQSGQVSDALGNSALYLDMMGKMVIGWLWLEMADKAIDTFGASAAEDDQQFLAGKLQAARYFIRWELPEIEHQAKLLTGFDDTCTAMNPDWF; from the coding sequence GTGTCGAAACTTATTAATCAGAAAGATCTGGAATTTCTGCTGTATCAGGTATTTCAGGCTGAGCAGCTGACCGAACTGCCCCATTACAGCGAGCACGACCGCACCACCTTCGATGGCATTCTGAATACCTCAGGCCGCATTGCCGAAGATTACTTTGCCCCGCATAACGCCAAAGCGGACGAACACGAGCCGCAATTCGACGGTGAAAAAGTCAGCACCATCCCGGAAGTAAAAGAAGCCTGGCAACACTTTGCCGACTCCGGCCTGCTGTGCGCCCGCCATAGTTATGAAGACGGTGGCATGCAGCTGCCCTCGCTGCTGCATATGGCCGCCAACGCTTATTTTATGTCGGCCAACCCTTCCACCGCCGGCTATCCGTTTTTAACCAGCGCCGCCGCCAATGTGATCCACGCCTTTGGCAGCGACGAACAGAAAGCCACCTTTGTGCCGCACATGTTCAGCGGTCGTTTTTCCGGCACCATGGCGCTGACCGAACCGGATGTTGGCTCATCACTGGGCGATCTGACCACCCGCGCCCTGCCGGCCGATGACGGCAGCTACCGCATTAAAGGCCAGAAGATGTATATCTCCGGCGGCGATCAGGACATCACCGAAAATATCGTGCACTTAGTGCTGGCCCGTATTCAGGGCGCACCACAGGGTGTTAAAGGCATTTCGCTGTTTATCGTGCCGAAGTTTCACACCAACGCCGATGGTTCACTGGGCGCACGCAACGATGTGCAGCTGGCCGGTCTGCTGCACAAAATGGGCTACCGTGGCACCACCTCCACCGTTTTAAGCTTTGGCGAAAAAGACGACTGCCACGGCTACCTGATCGGTGAAGCCGGTAAGGGCCTGATGTACATGTTCAAAATGATGAACGAAGCCCGCATCGGTGTTGGCCTGGGGGCTGCCATGATCGGTTACCGTGGTTATCTGGAATCCCTCGACTACGCCCGTAACCGTCCGCAGGGCCGTTCTCCGGTTGAGAAAGATCCGCTCAGCAAACCGCTGAATATCGTTGAACATGCCGATGTAAAACGCATGCTGCTGGCGCAGAAATCCTACGTCGAAGGGTCGCTGGCGCTGTGCCTGCTGGCTGCCCGCTTAGTGGATGAACAGGAAGCCGGACAGAACGCCGACAGCGGCATCCTGCTCGATTTATTAACCCCGGTGGTGAAATCTTTCCCGTCGTATTACGGCCCGCGCGCCAACGACCTGGCCATTCAGGTGCTGGGTGGCGCCGGTTATACCCGTGAATATCCGGTCGAGCAGTGCTACCGCGACAACCGCTTAAATCCGATTCACGAAGGCACCCACGGCATTCAGTCGCTGGATTTACTCGGCCGTAAACTGTGGCAGCACAATGGCAAAGGCCAGCAGCTGTTAATGGCACGGGTGCAGGCCACACTGAAATCCGCCGCCACCAAAGAACAGCTCGCCGACCTGACCACCAGCTATCAGAAGCATCTTAACACCCTGCTGCAAACCACCATGACACTGGGCAAAGCCCTGCAGAGCGGCCAGGTCAGTGATGCTCTGGGCAACTCGGCGCTGTATCTCGACATGATGGGCAAGATGGTGATCGGCTGGTTGTGGCTGGAAATGGCCGACAAGGCTATCGACACCTTTGGCGCTTCGGCGGCAGAAGACGACCAGCAGTTCCTCGCCGGTAAACTGCAGGCTGCACGCTACTTTATCCGCTGGGAACTGCCGGAAATTGAGCATCAGGCCAAATTGTTAACCGGGTTTGACGACACTTGCACCGCCATGAATCCGGACTGGTTTTAA
- a CDS encoding GlxA family transcriptional regulator has product MLNVVIAGFDKALSSAMTGVADLFGLAGVTWNRIQGQELERLFNVRIASPDGGPIRCINGIHLLAHMSYDDVQDVDVIVVPTIGGPVEDVIDVNPQLLALLRRADAHGWTIAGNCTGNFLLAEAGILNGKTATTHWGFKDLFEQRYPQVELKADQLITRHDHIYCAGGGLAWFDLGLHIIERNFGFETAIQTAKAFVIDYRRDSQLSYSLMRLSKPHKDDLVKQVQAWLEEHYAGNFTVDELAERFSVSKRTLIRRFNAALDMPPNTYVQSIRIEAAQKLLEETERTVDVVMNDVGYEDASSFRRLFRKKTGLTPTEYRRRFSRRF; this is encoded by the coding sequence ATGCTTAATGTAGTGATTGCGGGTTTTGATAAAGCCCTGTCTTCGGCCATGACCGGTGTCGCCGATCTGTTTGGTCTGGCTGGCGTTACCTGGAACCGTATTCAGGGACAGGAGCTGGAACGCCTGTTCAATGTGCGTATTGCCAGCCCGGATGGCGGCCCTATCCGCTGTATTAACGGTATTCATCTGCTGGCCCATATGAGCTACGACGATGTGCAGGATGTGGATGTGATTGTGGTGCCGACCATCGGCGGTCCGGTTGAGGATGTGATTGATGTTAATCCACAGTTACTGGCTTTGTTGCGCCGCGCGGATGCTCACGGCTGGACCATTGCCGGTAACTGTACCGGTAATTTTTTGCTGGCCGAAGCCGGGATTCTCAACGGTAAAACCGCAACCACCCACTGGGGCTTTAAAGATCTGTTTGAACAGCGTTACCCGCAGGTCGAACTGAAAGCCGATCAGCTGATTACCCGCCATGACCATATTTATTGTGCCGGTGGTGGGCTGGCCTGGTTTGATCTTGGGCTGCATATTATTGAACGCAATTTCGGTTTTGAAACGGCCATTCAGACCGCCAAAGCCTTTGTGATCGATTACCGCCGCGACAGCCAGTTGTCGTATTCATTAATGCGTTTATCAAAACCGCATAAAGACGATCTGGTAAAACAGGTTCAGGCCTGGCTGGAAGAACATTACGCCGGTAACTTTACCGTCGATGAACTGGCAGAACGCTTCAGTGTGTCCAAGCGTACGCTTATCCGTCGCTTTAACGCCGCGCTGGATATGCCGCCCAATACCTATGTGCAATCCATCCGTATTGAAGCCGCACAGAAATTACTGGAAGAAACCGAGCGTACTGTGGATGTGGTGATGAATGATGTCGGTTATGAAGATGCCAGTTCATTCCGCCGCTTATTCCGTAAAAAAACCGGCTTAACACCAACCGAATATCGCCGCCGTTTCAGCAGGCGTTTCTGA
- a CDS encoding CCXG family PEP-CTERM protein has product MMRLLLWCFLIIANSSYAGLLCDWPYRTEVTLSENSGSTLTNYQILLRLNGNELHPSYDWTSAGNDLRIFDQDDTTEIPYYIDNWNAQTKNAEVWIKLASLPANSSRKIYLYYGKSEASPLAQVPPVFDKPGIRFHTRYSTVDPQNKAEGFAAFNNSNDNNSGYGCTFVTNFTNVSNHQTFANGSRTNIVAYSQSYFEVRPGEGGEWFFRYGADFGRGGGLYIDGQPVEEDWRSDLWWETDWQNPDVLYGSRVLSVGYHKIEIIGSEGGNDGGITAEFCRPNGRCTDRREWRQSWNAFSTSNIDIRSYSCPISEPTVTFGMHQSCSAELSLSATPPALWVSGNARDISLNVFNNGPDATQPDTVLSVALGGSFQLNQLGSAPWNCSLSSGGASCTYSAAVASGEAFNPLTLSALPPAGSDGQTFSYSAQVSGPQYDSNLNNNQVSGSVAVRTLILPAGRSCTASSGLWTRFFNTQSSSIDYAANASQFQAMVDTFANETYLDGQTIFSQVNGSGNPFDNRSDEYYLTIFDGYLYVPTDGDWWLALDGDDAVEMRLNDTVRVSWYDGHGALGGANTSNAVRLGLARGYHKFEFRHQEYTGGDSYAAYWSTTSNNSAAYQIIPAANFSQCNGVYDLQLNSTALVISDPVNGSSNPKAIPGAVIDYSVRASNTGTLSSDLNSTMLVQAIAADSEFYVGTDSSISPVTFVNGSGNNRTGLTFTFDSLTSTTDSLEFSSDGGNTFGYQPGAGADGFDPAITHFRLRLDGSMNPSLGNLQPYFDYQYRVRLH; this is encoded by the coding sequence ATGATGCGCTTGCTGCTCTGGTGTTTTTTGATCATTGCGAACAGCTCTTACGCAGGACTTTTATGCGACTGGCCATATCGTACAGAAGTTACCCTGAGTGAAAATTCCGGTTCCACGCTGACCAACTATCAGATTCTGTTACGTCTTAACGGTAATGAACTTCATCCGTCCTATGACTGGACATCTGCAGGTAACGATCTGCGTATTTTTGATCAGGATGACACTACCGAAATCCCTTATTACATTGATAACTGGAATGCCCAGACAAAAAACGCAGAAGTCTGGATTAAATTAGCCAGTCTGCCTGCCAACAGCAGCCGTAAAATTTATCTTTATTACGGTAAATCGGAAGCTTCTCCATTGGCACAGGTTCCGCCGGTATTTGATAAACCCGGTATCCGTTTTCATACCCGCTACTCTACTGTGGATCCGCAGAATAAAGCAGAAGGTTTTGCTGCCTTTAATAACAGTAATGATAACAACAGCGGGTACGGTTGTACTTTCGTAACCAATTTTACCAATGTCAGCAATCACCAGACGTTTGCTAATGGCAGCCGGACTAATATCGTTGCTTATTCACAAAGTTACTTTGAGGTAAGGCCGGGCGAGGGTGGAGAATGGTTTTTCCGCTATGGCGCTGATTTCGGTCGGGGTGGCGGTCTTTATATTGATGGCCAGCCAGTGGAAGAAGATTGGCGCAGCGATCTGTGGTGGGAAACTGACTGGCAAAACCCTGACGTGCTTTATGGTTCCAGAGTGTTATCTGTCGGCTATCACAAAATTGAAATCATTGGTTCAGAAGGCGGCAATGATGGCGGTATTACTGCCGAGTTCTGTCGCCCGAATGGACGTTGTACGGATAGAAGAGAGTGGCGTCAAAGTTGGAATGCTTTCAGTACCTCAAATATTGATATCCGCTCCTATAGCTGTCCGATTTCCGAACCGACCGTTACCTTTGGTATGCATCAGAGCTGCAGTGCAGAACTCAGCCTGAGTGCGACGCCACCGGCTTTATGGGTCAGTGGCAATGCCCGCGATATAAGCCTGAATGTATTTAATAATGGCCCGGACGCGACACAGCCCGACACTGTATTGTCTGTCGCTTTAGGCGGCAGTTTTCAGCTGAATCAGCTGGGCAGTGCGCCCTGGAATTGTTCTCTCAGCAGCGGCGGTGCGAGCTGTACCTATTCTGCTGCCGTTGCTTCTGGTGAGGCGTTTAACCCCCTGACGTTGTCGGCGTTACCGCCTGCGGGAAGTGATGGTCAGACGTTCAGTTACAGCGCACAGGTTTCCGGCCCGCAATACGACAGCAATCTGAATAATAACCAGGTCTCAGGTTCTGTTGCGGTACGTACGCTGATTCTGCCAGCGGGGCGCAGCTGTACAGCTTCGTCCGGATTGTGGACACGTTTTTTTAATACACAGAGCAGTAGCATTGATTACGCGGCTAATGCCAGCCAGTTTCAGGCGATGGTGGATACGTTTGCCAACGAAACCTATCTGGATGGGCAAACCATATTCAGTCAGGTTAATGGCTCAGGCAACCCGTTTGATAATCGCAGTGATGAGTATTATCTGACGATTTTTGATGGTTATTTATATGTTCCGACCGACGGTGACTGGTGGCTGGCGCTGGATGGTGATGATGCGGTTGAAATGCGGCTGAACGATACAGTGCGTGTCAGCTGGTATGACGGGCACGGTGCTCTTGGCGGAGCAAATACCAGTAATGCTGTACGCCTGGGTCTGGCCCGCGGTTATCATAAATTTGAGTTCCGCCATCAGGAATATACAGGTGGTGATTCTTACGCGGCGTATTGGAGTACAACCTCCAATAATTCTGCTGCCTACCAGATTATTCCGGCAGCCAATTTCTCGCAGTGTAATGGCGTGTATGACCTGCAGCTGAATAGTACGGCACTGGTGATTTCTGATCCGGTTAATGGCAGCAGCAACCCGAAAGCCATTCCTGGTGCCGTGATTGATTACTCGGTACGTGCCAGTAATACCGGTACGCTCAGTTCTGATCTGAACAGCACTATGTTGGTGCAGGCAATTGCTGCCGACTCTGAGTTTTATGTCGGTACCGATAGCTCCATCAGTCCGGTAACTTTTGTTAATGGCAGCGGCAATAACCGTACCGGACTGACGTTTACTTTTGACAGTCTGACCAGTACAACAGACAGTCTGGAATTTTCCAGTGATGGTGGTAACACCTTTGGCTATCAACCTGGTGCAGGTGCTGATGGTTTTGATCCTGCGATTACTCATTTCCGTCTGCGTCTGGATGGCAGTATGAATCCCTCTCTGGGCAATCTTCAGCCATACTTCGACTATCAATACCGGGTACGTTTACACTGA
- a CDS encoding YbaN family protein, translating to MQDQAGQDTELHSQLAEKKAIRQPLLRALVLGCGWLSVVLGVLGIFLPLLPTTPFLLLAAACFLRTSPRFYVWLIRHPKLGRYVIYYLDGKGIPLRAKVYTLLLLWSTMLLTAFVLVDRLPVKIILPAIGVLVSIYILRQPTLVLTDSNGDGRR from the coding sequence ATGCAGGATCAGGCCGGACAGGATACAGAACTGCATTCGCAACTGGCAGAAAAAAAAGCGATACGTCAGCCGCTGCTGCGGGCGCTGGTGCTTGGCTGCGGCTGGCTCAGTGTTGTTCTGGGAGTGCTGGGGATTTTCCTGCCGTTGCTGCCGACAACGCCTTTCCTGTTGTTGGCCGCCGCCTGCTTTCTGCGCACATCACCGCGCTTTTATGTGTGGCTGATCCGGCATCCGAAGCTGGGCCGTTATGTGATTTATTATCTCGACGGTAAAGGCATTCCGCTGCGGGCCAAGGTTTATACGCTGTTACTGCTGTGGAGCACCATGCTGCTGACGGCTTTTGTGCTGGTGGATCGCTTGCCGGTTAAAATTATTCTGCCTGCCATTGGTGTGCTGGTAAGCATTTATATTCTGCGTCAGCCAACGCTGGTATTAACGGACAGTAACGGGGACGGACGGCGTTAA
- a CDS encoding Crp/Fnr family transcriptional regulator, with amino-acid sequence MPDNPPLSAPAEPSVQQRLQLLRQSWLAELPDAELEQLARASTILRLNTGQQVHARGDLAKGYMGVISGRLGVSTLTDDGKVLTLAYFLPGDWFGEISLVDGLPRTHDISAMEDSELLLIAATDFQSLLQRYPQLWPTLAKHLCQRLRLLMDAVEEATLLPMPARLARKLLQLQRMDTRHSMSQQALAEMMGVSRQSVARVLAQWVSEGWISTHYNRIDILDRQALEVVAGHTGVPR; translated from the coding sequence GTGCCTGACAATCCGCCGTTATCCGCACCCGCCGAACCCTCCGTACAGCAGCGTCTGCAACTGCTGCGGCAAAGCTGGCTGGCCGAATTGCCGGACGCGGAGCTGGAACAACTGGCCCGTGCCAGCACCATTCTGCGCCTGAACACAGGCCAGCAGGTACATGCCCGTGGCGATCTGGCGAAAGGTTATATGGGGGTTATCAGCGGACGGCTGGGCGTCAGCACCCTGACCGATGACGGTAAAGTGCTGACACTGGCCTATTTTTTACCCGGCGACTGGTTTGGTGAAATCTCATTGGTCGACGGGCTGCCACGCACCCACGACATCAGTGCGATGGAAGACAGCGAATTATTACTGATCGCCGCAACGGATTTTCAGTCATTGCTGCAGCGTTATCCGCAATTATGGCCGACGCTGGCAAAACACTTATGCCAGCGTTTGCGCCTGCTGATGGATGCGGTGGAAGAAGCCACCCTGCTGCCGATGCCGGCACGCCTGGCACGTAAATTATTGCAGTTGCAGCGTATGGATACCCGCCACTCGATGTCGCAGCAGGCACTGGCAGAAATGATGGGCGTGTCGCGGCAGTCGGTGGCGCGGGTACTGGCACAGTGGGTCAGCGAGGGCTGGATCAGCACACACTATAACCGCATTGATATTCTCGACCGTCAGGCGCTGGAAGTGGTTGCCGGCCATACCGGTGTACCGCGCTGA
- a CDS encoding class II aldolase/adducin family protein, whose amino-acid sequence MTKQNAVSVREQVSAEEWQMRVDLAACYNLVAHYGWDDLIFTHISARVPGPEHHFLINPYGLMFDEVSASSLVKVDLQGNKVMPSEYEINPAGFTIHSAVHEARDDAKCVIHLHTKEGVAVSAQKDGLLAISQQSLFPLSGLSYHEYEGVALNPEEKVRLVADLGETQFMILRNHGLLTCADNVADAFLNMFILQRACEVQLLAQSGGSELIMVPDAIVAGIKQAAQQVTRNAGGKLAWPGLLRKLERIQAPYAQ is encoded by the coding sequence ATGACCAAGCAAAACGCCGTCAGCGTCCGTGAACAGGTATCCGCCGAAGAATGGCAAATGCGGGTTGATCTGGCCGCCTGTTATAACCTGGTCGCCCATTATGGCTGGGACGATCTGATTTTTACCCATATTTCTGCCCGCGTGCCCGGCCCGGAGCACCATTTTCTGATTAACCCTTATGGTTTGATGTTTGATGAAGTATCGGCGTCTAGTCTGGTTAAGGTGGATCTGCAGGGCAATAAAGTAATGCCGTCGGAATATGAAATTAACCCGGCCGGTTTTACCATTCACAGTGCGGTGCACGAAGCCCGTGATGATGCTAAGTGCGTGATTCATTTACACACCAAAGAAGGAGTGGCGGTTTCGGCACAGAAAGACGGCCTGCTGGCAATTTCCCAGCAATCGCTGTTTCCGCTGTCCGGCCTGAGCTACCACGAATACGAAGGCGTGGCGTTAAATCCGGAAGAAAAAGTCCGCTTGGTCGCGGATCTGGGTGAAACCCAGTTTATGATCCTGCGTAATCACGGTTTACTGACCTGTGCCGATAACGTTGCCGATGCCTTCCTGAATATGTTTATTCTGCAGCGTGCCTGCGAAGTGCAGTTACTGGCGCAGTCCGGTGGCAGTGAATTAATTATGGTGCCGGATGCCATTGTGGCCGGTATTAAACAGGCAGCACAGCAGGTAACCCGCAATGCCGGTGGCAAGCTGGCGTGGCCCGGATTATTGCGTAAACTGGAGCGTATTCAGGCACCTTATGCGCAGTAA
- a CDS encoding alpha/beta fold hydrolase: MSANAPSLNQWQQQGKRISLLGQDIFYCTAGDETKPALLLIHGFPTASWDWRYQWQALSEDYFVITMDMLGFGFSAKPQNGDYRIAFQADLQQALLKHLNIQQYSILAHDYGDTVAQELLARDLDQHGASNGSKNSSISACILLNGGLFPETHKPVLVQKLLISPLGPLFARLYSYKKLQKTFAHICAKPLSDEELQGFWTLISQQQGLRVFHKLIRYMSERRQFRERWVGALQNTHVPLALINGSADPISGEHMVARYRELVGGENIVQLPGIGHYPQLEDSQIVLSAVTSFLTTVIRSGG, from the coding sequence ATGAGCGCCAACGCACCGTCGTTAAACCAGTGGCAGCAACAGGGAAAACGTATTTCTCTGCTGGGGCAGGATATTTTCTACTGCACCGCCGGCGATGAAACAAAACCGGCACTGCTGCTGATTCATGGTTTTCCTACCGCCTCCTGGGACTGGCGTTACCAGTGGCAGGCGCTGAGTGAAGATTATTTTGTTATTACGATGGATATGCTGGGTTTTGGTTTCAGTGCCAAACCGCAGAATGGCGATTACCGTATCGCCTTTCAGGCGGATTTACAGCAGGCGCTGCTTAAACATCTGAATATTCAGCAGTACAGCATTCTGGCACACGATTATGGCGATACCGTGGCACAGGAATTACTGGCCCGTGATCTTGATCAGCACGGCGCCAGTAACGGTAGCAAAAACAGCAGCATAAGCGCCTGTATTTTATTAAATGGCGGGCTGTTTCCCGAAACCCACAAACCGGTGCTGGTACAGAAATTACTGATCAGTCCGCTGGGACCACTGTTTGCCCGTTTGTATTCTTATAAAAAACTGCAGAAAACCTTTGCCCATATCTGTGCGAAACCACTCAGCGATGAAGAACTGCAGGGCTTCTGGACATTAATTTCACAGCAACAGGGGCTGCGGGTTTTTCATAAACTGATCCGTTATATGAGTGAACGGCGGCAATTCCGTGAGCGTTGGGTTGGTGCCTTGCAGAATACCCACGTGCCGCTGGCGTTAATTAATGGCTCCGCCGATCCTATTTCCGGTGAGCATATGGTGGCCCGTTACCGTGAGCTGGTAGGCGGGGAAAACATTGTGCAATTGCCGGGTATTGGTCATTATCCTCAGCTGGAAGACAGCCAGATTGTTCTCTCAGCCGTAACGTCTTTTCTGACCACGGTGATTCGCTCTGGCGGATAA
- a CDS encoding AraC family transcriptional regulator produces MNQPSYSTIAAWALAICKALQESGRDPVPLLQDVGLNLQELEQHPDSRVAIATMTAFWDRVEQATANPAFGLEVSRYVQPMHFRALGLLMLSCQNMQQVIDKIGRYHAMISNTVNIRVIHQPHRIGFAIDPLAGVPISALAVDGFFATIVTFARQLTGQNLLVQNVELMRSLPVTGGERWSTFFQCPVNFQQATNCLWFERAQLIKMALPGDSQLAAANEALVEQYLQKMNALNWHERIKNSIQAVLEQGEPTLADTAQVFNLSERTLRRYLQQEGTSFRQVLEEVRREMAVHYLLQTAVPVTDIALRLGFSDSSNFNRAFQRWFEQTPGQYRKEKKSAGA; encoded by the coding sequence ATGAATCAGCCTTCTTATTCCACTATTGCTGCCTGGGCACTGGCTATCTGCAAAGCCTTGCAGGAATCTGGCCGCGATCCTGTGCCTTTGCTGCAGGATGTCGGCCTGAATCTGCAGGAGCTGGAGCAGCATCCCGACAGCCGTGTTGCCATTGCCACTATGACCGCGTTCTGGGACAGGGTAGAACAGGCTACTGCTAATCCGGCTTTTGGCCTGGAAGTCTCCCGTTATGTGCAGCCGATGCATTTTCGCGCCCTCGGTCTGCTGATGCTCAGCTGCCAGAATATGCAGCAGGTCATTGATAAAATCGGGCGCTATCACGCCATGATTTCCAATACCGTTAATATCCGCGTTATTCATCAGCCACACCGCATTGGTTTTGCAATTGATCCTCTGGCGGGAGTGCCGATCAGCGCCCTCGCTGTTGACGGTTTTTTTGCCACCATCGTTACCTTTGCCCGGCAGTTAACCGGGCAGAATCTGCTGGTACAGAATGTAGAATTAATGCGGTCTTTACCTGTAACAGGTGGCGAGCGCTGGAGTACGTTTTTTCAGTGCCCGGTCAACTTTCAGCAGGCGACCAACTGCCTGTGGTTTGAACGCGCACAGCTGATAAAAATGGCATTGCCCGGTGACTCACAACTGGCTGCTGCCAACGAAGCTCTGGTTGAACAATACCTGCAAAAAATGAATGCTCTTAACTGGCACGAGCGGATAAAAAACAGCATTCAGGCGGTGCTGGAACAGGGCGAACCGACGCTGGCCGATACCGCACAGGTCTTTAATCTGAGCGAACGGACGCTGCGGCGTTATCTGCAACAGGAAGGCACCAGTTTCCGTCAGGTACTGGAAGAAGTGCGGCGTGAAATGGCGGTACATTACCTGCTACAGACAGCGGTGCCGGTAACGGATATCGCGTTACGGCTGGGGTTCAGTGACAGCAGTAATTTTAACCGCGCGTTTCAGCGCTGGTTTGAGCAGACGCCGGGGCAATACCGTAAGGAAAAGAAAAGCGCCGGAGCTTAA